DNA from Roseimicrobium sp. ORNL1:
CCATGCCGCATCGAACTGCGCCTTCGTGGGGTGTGTGTATCCCTTCTGCTTTTCCACTTCCGTCAGACGCTTCTCCAGGGACTCCTCTGCCGCCTTCTGCAAATCCAGATCCAGCGTGGTGTGCACAATGAGGCCGCCGTCTTCGATCTCCGACTCCTCAAGAATCAGTTCCAAATCACGGCGCACCGCCTCCATGGCGTAGTTGTCCTGATTGCTGATGATCGGCTGGGCGACCACAGCGATCTCCTCTTTCTTCGCGGCATCGGCATCCGCCTGGGTGATCATTTCCTTCGCCACCATGCGGTTCAGCACATCGTCACGCTCGGCGAGCGCGCCCTTCCAGTTCCGGAACGGCGAAAAACGATTGGGACTGCGGATGATGCCCGCGAGCATGGCTCCCTCCCCTGCGGTGAGCTGGGAGGCGCTCTTGCCAAAGTAGGCCTTCGACGCGCGCTCGATGCCATACAGCCCGCTGCCGAAGAAGATGCGGTTCACATACAGCTCGAGGATTTCGTCCTTGGTCTTCTCCGCCTCGATGCGGCGCGCCAGCATCACTTCCACCAGCTTGCGGTTCAGGGTCTTTTCGTTGAGCCCGTCGAAGCTGTTGCGCGCGAGCTGCATGGTGATGGTGCTCGCGCCCTGCACCGTTTTCTTGTCCTTGAAATTCCGCACCGCGGCGCGCGCCACGCCCACATAGTCCACGCCACCGTGGTCGTAGAAACGGGTGTCCTCACGCGCCAGGAGGGCATCGATGAAATGCTTCGAGACTTGGGACAGCGGCACCACCACGCGGTTCTCCCCGTGGAGTTTCCCCAGCTCGCGACCCTTCGCATCGAGCACCACGGAGCGCTCTTTCATTTCCCCCAGCTTGGCCAGATCATACTGCTTCGCCAGATTCCCGTAGATGATGATCCCCACAGCCAGCCCCGCCAGCCCCATGAAGAAGAGCATGAGCACCAGCGTGGTCAGGATGCGCAACCCGCGACGGCGGGGTCGCGGGGTAGAGGGAAGGGGCAGGTCGGACATGGGTGGGGGGCGCAGCGTCGGAGAGGAGCTTGTCAGAGCCTCATTTGGTGCGACAGAATGGAAATCATGAGAATGCTGCGCGAATTCATGATGAAATCGCGGTGAAACCGCCAAACGTGCGCAATTTCACCCCACCATGTCAGACACGCAACTCCCGCTCTCCGTTGTCACCCTGATTCAGCTCGCCCTCATGGAGGACGTGGGTCCTGGGGACGTGACCTCCAAGTACTTCGTGCCGGAGGAGGCCACCGCCAGCGCCCGCATCTTCGCCAAGGAGGACGGGGTCACCGCCGGCATCGAGGTCGCTGCCGAGGTCTTCCGCCAGGTGGACCCACTGCTTTCCGTCCGGGTCGCAAAGAATGACAGCGAACCCTTCGGCAAAGGAGACACCCTGCTGCAAATCGCCGGCCCCACCCGGAGCATCCTCACGGCGGAACGCACTGCGCTGAATTTCCTGCAGCGCCTCTGCGGCGTGGCCACCCAGACCCGCCGCTACGTCGAGGCGGTGAAACCCCATGCCACGAAGATCCTGGATACCCGGAAGACCACGCCCGGCTGGCGCTTACTGGAAAAGCAGGCCGTGGCCGCCGGCGGCGGGACGAATCACCGCATGGGGCTCTACGACATGGCCATGGTGAAGGACAACCACCTCCTCGCCGACGATGCCCAAGCCGATCTTCAGGCCGCCATTGATGCGGTGAAGAAGGACCATCCCGGCATGCGCGTGGAACTGGAGGCAGACACACTGGATCAGGTGAAGCGTTTCCTCTCGCTGCGCGGGCTGGATGTCATCCTCCTGGACAACATGGGCACGGAAACCATGCGGGAAGCGGTGGAACTCGTGAAGGGCAAGGTGGAGCTGGAGGCCAGCGGGGGCGTCACCCTGGAGCGCATCGCCGAAATTGCCGCCACCGGGGTGGATTACATCTCGTCCGGCGCACTCACGCACTCGGTGCGCTCGGTGGATCTGTCGCTGGAGCTTTCCTAGGCCTCACCTTCGCTTGCCGTGTTGGCGGCATGATGTTTCATCCGGGCATGCTTCACGCGCGCGACCTGCAATTCTCCTACCCTTCCGGCGGGTTC
Protein-coding regions in this window:
- the nadC gene encoding carboxylating nicotinate-nucleotide diphosphorylase, which codes for MSDTQLPLSVVTLIQLALMEDVGPGDVTSKYFVPEEATASARIFAKEDGVTAGIEVAAEVFRQVDPLLSVRVAKNDSEPFGKGDTLLQIAGPTRSILTAERTALNFLQRLCGVATQTRRYVEAVKPHATKILDTRKTTPGWRLLEKQAVAAGGGTNHRMGLYDMAMVKDNHLLADDAQADLQAAIDAVKKDHPGMRVELEADTLDQVKRFLSLRGLDVILLDNMGTETMREAVELVKGKVELEASGGVTLERIAEIAATGVDYISSGALTHSVRSVDLSLELS